One Myripristis murdjan chromosome 17, fMyrMur1.1, whole genome shotgun sequence DNA segment encodes these proteins:
- the LOC115375359 gene encoding uncharacterized protein LOC115375359 produces the protein MGQKSSKTIEVSALGRPFSLGMLYDCRKDSLIPGVTLWDRDALENDARERPQPNSEFEIVASESIEDKSSALNVDASLKASFLGGLVEVEGSAKYLNDSKISKNQARVTLKYKTTTKFQELSMNHLGRDNMKHQYVFDEGIATHVVTGILYGAQAFFVFDREVSEKEDHQEIEGNLKVMIKKIPRIAIEAEGSLQMSETDISNVQNFSCKFHGDFNLQRNPVSFQDAIQVYQSLPKLLGANGEKAVPVKVWLMPLKCLDSAAAQLVRQISIRLVMEAQSVLEDFSELEMRCNDAMKHSTTQQFPQIGKKLKTFKELLSEYKLEFQRTLAKKLPSIRGGREEEAVLAKVLKKRHSSPFNSKNLSEWMSCKEREISILKSITNMMKNTKIVTSRHALDEEILSAEHAVCFAFTSLGDDEPYLSDLLKYLKETPESPQENVEKDQWNISQVKGAMWQKAKLFNAFSEINMDNNIRFLIAGIANEKQKGASIHLYKEGSLVSENFEPPSKPEKPAVSDTTHNSVTVKISPPRFGAENITHYSVEYCVSGEDDWQQMTVLTAGEVTVSSLAPNTEYLFRCRAVCSVGKGPDSDVSGPITTLPTSPPEKLKVESYSREISLSWEKPAEIGKGVNILSYIVEYAKTAPGVKHEELEWNQTVSQDEEAIISGLQPETEYAVRVRCDCGVAGRSKERITFNVGTKKCEYVHLAEFLKRKSKLINSASPSVYKLPLKEEAMDIDGYRSYSFGKESFRRNRTIIVLGAAGSGKSTLINGMINYIVGVKWNDSFRFKLIDEGPLRSQAESQTSEITVYKVNHQEGFKIPYSLTIVDTPGFGDTSGIERDRAITEQIRSLFSSAEGVSEIDAVCFVTQASLPRLTPTQKYVFDSVLSIFGKDVAENIQMLVTFADGQRPPVLEAINVSGVPWPKTAAGLPVHFKFNNSALFADNTSINDKSDNADSDKDMDDDNFDQMFWGIGAKSMKNFFTALDKITTKSLQITKEVLKERKQLETVVEGLQPQVKAGLAKVEEIKMIKQKLQEHEADISTNENVEIEVEIVKPKQIQITNKGEYLTNCQQCSVTCHYPCAIADDQAKYRCVAMKDGRCTVCPGKCHWTVHFNQNYRWE, from the exons ATGGGCCAGAAATCCAGCAAAACGATAGAGGTGTCGGCTCTCGGTCGGCCTTTCAGCCTCGGGATGCTGTACGACTGCCGCAAAGACTCCCTGATTCCTG GCGTGACACTGTGGGACCGTGATGCCCTGGAGAATGATGCACGAGAAAGACCCCAACCCAACAGTGAATTTGAGATAGTTGCATCTGAATCAATTGAGGACAAATCTTCAGCATTAAATGTTGACGCTTCCCTGAAGGCCAGTTTCCTCGGTGGGCTGGTAGAGGTTGAGGGCTCTGCCAAATACCTAAACGACAGTAAGATTTCCAAAAATCAGGCCAGAGTGACACTCAAATACAAAACTACAACCAAGTTCCAGGAGTTGTCAATGAATCATCTTGGAAGAGACAATATGAAACATCAATACGTTTTTGATGAAGGAATAGCAACACATGTAGTCACAGGTATCCTGTATGGGGCACAAGCCTTCTTTGTATTTGACCGTGAGGTGTCTGAAAAGGAGGATCATCAAGAGATTGAGGGCAACCTGAAGGTGATGATCAAAAAGATTCCCCGCATTGCAATTGAAGCTGAAGGTTCCCTGCAAATGAGTGAAACAGACatttcaaatgttcaaaatttCTCCTGCAAATTCCACGGTGACTTTAACCTTCAGAGGAATCCTGTGTCCTTTCAGGATGCAATACAAGTCTACCAGAGTCTTCCAAAATTACTGGGAGCAAATGGAGAAAAAGCCGTGCCAGTGAAGGTCTGGCTGATGCCCCTGAAATGTTTagactctgctgcagctcaacTTGTCCGTCAGATAAGTATTAGATTAGTGATGGAGGCACAGAGCGTCCTGGAGGACTTCAGTGAGCTAGAAATGAGGTGCAATGATGCAATGAAACACAGCACAACCCAACAATTCCCACAGATTGGGAAAAAGCTAAAAACCTTTAAAGAATTGCTCTCTGAGTACAAGCTGGAATTCCAGAGGACCCTGGCAAAGAAACTTCCATCAATCcggggaggaagggaagaggaggcTGTGCTTGCAAAGGTGTTGAAAAAGAGACATTCTTCTCCATTCAACAGCAAAAACTTGAGTGAGTGGATGAgttgtaaagagagagaaatcagcattttaaaatcaatcacCAACATGATGAAAAACACCAAGATTGTCACATCTCGCCATGCACTAGACGAGGAAATCCTCAGTGCtgagcatgctgtgtgctttgcttTCACCTCACTGGGGGATGATGAACCCTACCTCTCAGATTTATTAAAATACTTAAAAGAAACACCAGAGAGTCCTCAAGAAAATGTAGAGAAGGATCAGTGGAACATTTCACAAGTAAAGGGTGCAATGTGGCAAAAAGCAAAGCTCTTCAATGCATTTTCAGAGATCAACATGGACAATAATATTAGGTTTCTTATAGCAGGCATAGCAAATGAGAAACAGAAAGGTGCAAGCATCCACCTTTACAAAGAAGGCTCTTTGGTCAGTGAGAACTTTGAACCTCCTTCAAAGCCTGAAAAACCAGCAGTAAGTGACACAACCCAcaacagtgtgacagtgaaGATTTCCCCACCAAGATTCGGAGCAGAAAACATCACCCACTACTCTGTTGAGTACTGTGTCAGTGGAGAAGATGACTGGCAGCAAATGACAGTATTGACAGCTGGAGAAGTCACAGTGTCCAGTCTGGCTCCTAACACAGAGTACTTGTTCAGATGCAGAGCAGTGTGCTCAGTTGGAAAAGGGCCAGATAGTGATGTCAGTGGTCCCATTACAACCTTACCCACTAGTCCTCCTGAAAAACTGAAAGTTGAGTCATATTCAAGAGAAATATCACTTAGCTGGGAGAAACCTGCTGAGATTGGTAAAGGTGTCAACATTTTGAGCTACATTGTAGAGTATGCAAAAACAGCTCCTGGGGTGAAACATGAAGAACTTGAATGGAACCAAACGGTCTCACAAGATGAAGAGGCCATCATATCTGGGCTTCAGCCAGAGACAGAGTACGCTGTCAGGGTCAGATGTGATTGTGGTGTAGCTGGTAGAAGCAAGGAACGCATCACATTTAATGTGGggacaaaaaagtgtgaatatgtgcacTTGGCAGAATTCCTCAAACGTAAAAGCAAACTCATAAATTCTGCATCACCCTCAGTCTACAAGCTACCTCTGAAGGAAGAAGCTATGGACATAGATGGATACAGGAGCTACAGTTTTGGCAAAGAAAGCTTCAGGCGAAATCGCACAATAATAGTTCTTGGAGCAGCTGGATCAGGAAAGTCAACTCTGATCAATGGAATGATCAACTACATTGTTGGTGTAAAGTGGAATGACAGTTTCAGATTCAAATTAATTGATGAGGGTCCGTTGAGATCACAAGCTGAAAGTCAGACCTCTGAAATCACTGTGTACAAAGTCAACCATCAAGAAGGATTTAAAATCCCATATTCATTGACCATAGTTGACACTCCAGGTTTTGGGGACACAAGTGGGATAGAAAGAGACAGGGCAATCACAGAGCAGATCCGGagtcttttctcctctgctgaggGAGTCAGTGAGATTgacgctgtgtgttttgtgaccCAGGCTTCTCTTCCACGGCTAAcaccaacacaaaaatatgtgtttgATTCAGTGCTGTCCATTTTTGGTAAAGATGTGGCAGAAAACATCCAGATGCTGGTAACATTCGCAGATGGTCAGAGGCCACCGGTTCTTGAAGCAATTAATGTCTCTGGAGTCCCATGGCCTAAAACAGCTGCAGGACTTCCTGTTCACTTCAAATTCAACAATTCAGCACTGTTTGCAGACAACACATCCATCAATGACAAATCAGATAATGCAGATTCagataaagacatggatgatgATAACTTTGATCAAATGTTTTGGGGCATTGGTGCCAAAAGCATGAAAAACTTTTTCACTGCTTTAGACAAAATAACAACCAAAAGCTTGCAAATTACCAAAGAGGTTCTTAAAGAGCGCAAGCAACTTGAAACAGTCGTTGAAGGTTTGCAGCCACAAGTTAAAGCTGGATTAGCCAAAGTTGAAGAAATAAAgatgataaaacagaaacttCAAGAACACGAAGCTGACATCTCCACAAACGAAAATGTTGAGATTGAAGTTGAAATTGTCAAGCCAAAACAAATCCAGATTACGAACAAAGGAGAGTATCTCACCAACTGCCAACAGTGTTCAGTAACATGCCACTACCCCTGTGCAATCGCAGATGATCAGGCAAAGTATCGCTGTGTAGCCATGAAAGATGGCAGGTGCACCGTGTGCCCAGGAAAATGTCATTGGACGGTGCATTTCAACCAGAACTACAGGTGGGagtaa